A stretch of the Vigna radiata var. radiata cultivar VC1973A chromosome 7, Vradiata_ver6, whole genome shotgun sequence genome encodes the following:
- the LOC106768754 gene encoding eukaryotic translation initiation factor 2 subunit 3, X-linked-like, whose protein sequence is MSRKGLMEQDLSKLDVTKLHPLSPEVISRQATINIGTIGHVAHGKSTVVKAISGVQTVRFKNELERNITIKLGYANAKIYKCEDERCPRPMCYKAYGSGKEDSPMCDVPGFENSKMKLLRHVSFVDCPGHDILMATMLNGAAIMDGALLLIAANESCPQPQTSEHLAAVEIMRLQHIIILQNKVDLIQENVAINQHEAISKFIQGTVADGAPVVPISAQLKYNIDVVCEYIVKXXPXPERNFVSPPNMIVIRSFDVNKPGFEVDEIKGGVAGGSILRGVLKVNQFIEVRPGIVVKDESGNIRCTPIYSRIVSLYAEQNELQFAVPGGLXGVGTTMDPTLTRADRLVGQVLGEVGSLPEVFVELEVNFFLLRRLLGVRTKGSERQGKVSKLAKGEMLMLNIGSMSTGARVIAVKNDLAKLQLTSPVCTSKGEKIALSRRVEKHWRLIGWGQIQAGITLDVPPAPHLS, encoded by the exons ATGTCGCGGAAGGGTTTGATGGAGCAAGACCTGAGTAAGTTGGATGTGACAAAGTTGCATCCACTTTCTCCAGAAGTCATATCTCGGCAAGCTACTATTAATATTG GCACTATTGGTCATGTGGCACATGGCAAGTCAACAGTTGTGAAAGCAATATCAGGTGTCCAG ACTGTGCGTTTCAAAAATGAGTTGGAGCGTAACATCACAATCAAGCTTGGCTATGCAAATGCAAAAATATACAAGTGTGAAGATGAACGGTGTCCAAGGCCTATGTGCTACAA GGCTTATGGAAGTGGGAAAGAAGATAGTCCAATGTGTGATGTGCCGGGGTTTGAAAACAGCAAGATGAAATTGCTGAGACATGTTTCATTTGTGGATTGTCCG GGACATGATATTCTCATGGCTACTATGCTTAATGGAGCAGCAATCATGGATGGAGCATTATTACTCATAGCTGCTAATGAAAGCTGCCCACAACCACAAACCTCTGAGCACTTAGCTGCTGTGGAAATTATGCGTCTACAGCATATAATAATCCTTCAGAACAAGGTTGACTTGATTCAAGAAAATGTGGCAATCAATCAGCATGAAGCAATTTCAAAGTTTATACAG GGAACTGTTGCCGATGGTGCACCAGTAGTACCCATTTCTGCACAGTTAAAGTATAATATTGATGTTGTGTGCGAGTATATTGTGAAGAANATNCCAATNCCTGAGAGGAACTTTGTTTCTCCACCTAACATGATTGTAATCCGGTCATTTGATGTCAATAAACCTGGTTTTGAGGTTGATGAAATAAAAGGAGGTGTAGCTGGTGGAAGCATTCTGAGG GGTGTTTTGAAGGTGAATCAATTCATTGAAGTTCGACCTGGGATTGTTGTTAAAGATGAGAGTGGAAATATCCGATGCACACCAATATACTCAAGAATAGTTTCNTTGTATGCTGAACAAAATGAGCTTCAATTTGCTGTACCTGGAGGCCTAATNGGTGTTGGGACAACAATGGATCCCACACTGACACGTGCTGATAGGTTGGTAGGTCAAGTTCTAGGAGAGGTTGGATCACTACCTGAGGTTTTTGTTGAATTGGAG GTAAACTTTTTCCTGCTTAGACGGCTTCTTGGGGTCCGAACAAAAGGGTCAGAGAGACAAGGGAAGGTATCGAAGCTGGCGAAGGGAGAGATGCTAATGTTGAACATAGGATCAATGTCAACGGGGGCTAGAGTAATTGCTGTGAAAAATGACTTGGCAAAGTTGCAACTTACATCCCCTGTGTGCACTAGCAAGGGTGAGAAGATAGCACTTAGTCGACGTGTTGAGAAGCATTGGCGTCTTATTGGATGGGGTCAAATCCAAGCAGGAATCACCCTTGACGTCCCTCCTGCCCCCCATCTCAGTTGA
- the LOC106767441 gene encoding glycine cleavage system H protein 2, mitochondrial isoform X1 → MKIELENLNRLESCTNKDTQNKTASWDGFCLPNHRHRHRHRRPPPLLAVVKDLKYADSHEWVKVDGNSATVGITDHAQDHLGDVVYVELPEVGATVTQGDSFGAVESVKATSDVNAPVSGKVIEVNDELSSSPALVNSSPYKDGWIIKVELSDSGELNNLMDSERYSKFCEEEDAH, encoded by the exons atgaaaattgAATTGGAAAATCTCAATCGTTTGGAATCTTGCACAAACAAAGACACTCAGAATAAAACTGCTTCCTGGGATGGGTTTTGTTTGCCTAACCACCGTCACCGCCACCGCCACCGTCGACCACCACCTTTGTTAGCTG TTGTTAAAGATTTGAAGTATGCCGATTCCCACGAATGGGTAAAAGTTGATGGGAATTCGGCAACCGTTGGCATCACTGATCATGCCCAAGATCATTTGGGTGATGTTGTGTATGTTGAATTGCCTGAAGTGGGAGCAACCGTCACACAAGGAGATAGTTTTGGTGCAGTTGAAAGTGTGAAGGCAACTAGTGATGTTAACGCTCCTGTTTCTGGAAAAGTAATTGAAGTGAATGACGAGCTTAGTAGCTCTCCTGCTTTG GTAAACTCAAGCCCTTATAAAGATGGATGGATAATTAAAGTTGAACTGAGCGACAGTGGTGAACTAAACAACTTGATGGATTCAGAAAGGTACTCCAAATtctgtgaagaagaagatgcacATTGA
- the LOC106767441 gene encoding glycine cleavage system H protein 2, mitochondrial isoform X2: MACRQLWASRAASYLRISMSHRAFSNVVKDLKYADSHEWVKVDGNSATVGITDHAQDHLGDVVYVELPEVGATVTQGDSFGAVESVKATSDVNAPVSGKVIEVNDELSSSPALVNSSPYKDGWIIKVELSDSGELNNLMDSERYSKFCEEEDAH; encoded by the exons atgGCTTGCAGACAATTGTGGGCTTCAAGAGCTGCCTCTTACCTCAGGATCTCTATGTCTCATAGAGCCTTTTCTAATG TTGTTAAAGATTTGAAGTATGCCGATTCCCACGAATGGGTAAAAGTTGATGGGAATTCGGCAACCGTTGGCATCACTGATCATGCCCAAGATCATTTGGGTGATGTTGTGTATGTTGAATTGCCTGAAGTGGGAGCAACCGTCACACAAGGAGATAGTTTTGGTGCAGTTGAAAGTGTGAAGGCAACTAGTGATGTTAACGCTCCTGTTTCTGGAAAAGTAATTGAAGTGAATGACGAGCTTAGTAGCTCTCCTGCTTTG GTAAACTCAAGCCCTTATAAAGATGGATGGATAATTAAAGTTGAACTGAGCGACAGTGGTGAACTAAACAACTTGATGGATTCAGAAAGGTACTCCAAATtctgtgaagaagaagatgcacATTGA
- the LOC106768358 gene encoding S-adenosylmethionine synthase isoform X2 produces MAETFLFTSESVNEGHPDKLCDQISDAVLDACLEQDPDSKVACETCTKTNLVMVFGEITTKANIDYEKIVRDTCRNIGFISDDVGLDADNCKVLVNIEQQSPDIAQGVHGHLTKRPEEIGAGDQGHMFGYATDETPELMPLSHVLATKLGARLTEVRKNGTCPWLRPDGKTQVTVEYYNDKGAMVPVRVHTVLISTQHDETVTNDEIAADLKEHVIKPVIPEKYLDEKTIFHLNPSGRFVIGGPHGDAGLTGRKIIIDTYGGWGAHGGGAFSGKDPTKVDRSGAYIVRQAAKSIVASGLARRCIVQVSYAIGVPEPLSVFVDTYGTGKIXDKEILXIVKENFDFRPGMISINLDLKRGGNSRFLKTAAYGHFGREDPDFTWEVVKPLKWEKA; encoded by the exons ATGGCAGAGACATTTCTGTTTACCTCCGAGTCGGTGAACGAGGGACACCCAGACAAGCTCTGCGACCAAATCTCCGATGCTGTNCTTGACGCCTGCCTTGAGCAAGATCCAGATAGCAAGGTTGCTTGTGAGACATGCACCAAAACCAACCTGGTCATGGTCTTCGGAGAAATCACCACCAAGGCCAACATTGACTACGAGAAGATCGTGCGTGACACCTGCAGGAACATCGGCTTCATCTCAGACGATGTGGGACTTGATGCCGACAACTGCAAGGTCCTTGTGAACATTGAGCAGCAGAGTCCTGATATTGCCCAGGGCGTGCATGGCCACCTCACCAAAAGACCTGAAGAAATCGGTGCCGGTGACCAGGGTCACATGTTCGGCTATGCCACCGACGAGACCCCTGAATTGATGCCCTTGAGCCACGTCCTTGCAACCAAACTCGGGGCTCGTCTCACTGAGGTTCGGAAGAACGGTACCTGCCCCTGGCTCAGACCTGATGGCAAGACCCAAGTGACTGTTGAGTATTACAATGACAAGGGTGCCATGGTTCCAGTTCGTGTCCACACCGTGCTCATCTCCACTCAACATGACGAGACTGTCACCAATGATGAAATTGCTGCTGATCTGAAAGAACACGTGATCAAGCCCGTGATTCCCGAGAAGTACCTTGATGAGAAGACCATTTTCCACTTGAACCCCTCTGGCCGTTTTGTGATTGGTGGTCCTCATGGTGACGCCGGTCTGACGGGGAGGAAGATCATCATTGATACCTACGGAGGATGGGGTGCTCATGGCGGTGGTGCCTTCTCTGGAAAGGACCCCACGAAGGTTGATAGGAGTGGTGCTTACATTGTGAGGCAGGCTGCTAAGAGCATTGTGGCGAGTGGACTTGCGAGAAGATGCATTGTGCAAGTGTCTTATGCAATTGGTGTGCCTGAGCCTTTGTCTGTTTTCGTTGATACCTACGGAACTGGGAAGATCCNAGACAAGGAGATCCTGNAGATTGTGAAGGAGAACTTTGACTTCAGGCCTGGTATGATTTCCATCAACCTTGATCTGAAGAGGGGTGGGAATAGCCGGTtcttgaagactgctgcataTGGACACTTTGGCAGAGAG GACCCTGACTTCACATGGGAAGTGGTCAAGCCCCTCAAGTGGGAAAAGGCCTAA
- the LOC106768358 gene encoding S-adenosylmethionine synthase isoform X1, which translates to MAETFLFTSESVNEGHPDKLCDQISDAVLDACLEQDPDSKVACETCTKTNLVMVFGEITTKANIDYEKIVRDTCRNIGFISDDVGLDADNCKVLVNIEQQSPDIAQGVHGHLTKRPEEIGAGDQGHMFGYATDETPELMPLSHVLATKLGARLTEVRKNGTCPWLRPDGKTQVTVEYYNDKGAMVPVRVHTVLISTQHDETVTNDEIAADLKEHVIKPVIPEKYLDEKTIFHLNPSGRFVIGGPHGDAGLTGRKIIIDTYGGWGAHGGGAFSGKDPTKVDRSGAYIVRQAAKSIVASGLARRCIVQVSYAIGVPEPLSVFVDTYGTGKIXDKEILXIVKENFDFRPGMISINLDLKRGGNSRFLKTAAYGHFGREDPDFTWEVVKPLKWEKA; encoded by the coding sequence ATGGCAGAGACATTTCTGTTTACCTCCGAGTCGGTGAACGAGGGACACCCAGACAAGCTCTGCGACCAAATCTCCGATGCTGTNCTTGACGCCTGCCTTGAGCAAGATCCAGATAGCAAGGTTGCTTGTGAGACATGCACCAAAACCAACCTGGTCATGGTCTTCGGAGAAATCACCACCAAGGCCAACATTGACTACGAGAAGATCGTGCGTGACACCTGCAGGAACATCGGCTTCATCTCAGACGATGTGGGACTTGATGCCGACAACTGCAAGGTCCTTGTGAACATTGAGCAGCAGAGTCCTGATATTGCCCAGGGCGTGCATGGCCACCTCACCAAAAGACCTGAAGAAATCGGTGCCGGTGACCAGGGTCACATGTTCGGCTATGCCACCGACGAGACCCCTGAATTGATGCCCTTGAGCCACGTCCTTGCAACCAAACTCGGGGCTCGTCTCACTGAGGTTCGGAAGAACGGTACCTGCCCCTGGCTCAGACCTGATGGCAAGACCCAAGTGACTGTTGAGTATTACAATGACAAGGGTGCCATGGTTCCAGTTCGTGTCCACACCGTGCTCATCTCCACTCAACATGACGAGACTGTCACCAATGATGAAATTGCTGCTGATCTGAAAGAACACGTGATCAAGCCCGTGATTCCCGAGAAGTACCTTGATGAGAAGACCATTTTCCACTTGAACCCCTCTGGCCGTTTTGTGATTGGTGGTCCTCATGGTGACGCCGGTCTGACGGGGAGGAAGATCATCATTGATACCTACGGAGGATGGGGTGCTCATGGCGGTGGTGCCTTCTCTGGAAAGGACCCCACGAAGGTTGATAGGAGTGGTGCTTACATTGTGAGGCAGGCTGCTAAGAGCATTGTGGCGAGTGGACTTGCGAGAAGATGCATTGTGCAAGTGTCTTATGCAATTGGTGTGCCTGAGCCTTTGTCTGTTTTCGTTGATACCTACGGAACTGGGAAGATCCNAGACAAGGAGATCCTGNAGATTGTGAAGGAGAACTTTGACTTCAGGCCTGGTATGATTTCCATCAACCTTGATCTGAAGAGGGGTGGGAATAGCCGGTtcttgaagactgctgcataTGGACACTTTGGCAGAGAGGACCCTGATTTCACATGGGAAGTTGTTAAGCCTCTCAAGTGGGAAAAGGCCTAA
- the LOC106766520 gene encoding MATH domain and coiled-coil domain-containing protein At3g58400 isoform X1, with protein MAAQDATSRSSVNSPPAHYVLKVQSFSLLVKNSIERYESETFEAGGYKWKLVLYPGGNKSKNVREHISLYLALDDTSSLRHGWEIYVNFRLFLHDQNNDNYLVVQDTVGKEKRFHKMKAEWGIDQFIPLRDFNVVSKGYLVDDTCAFGAEVFVCKERNTGKGECLVMMKDAIIYKHLYEFDNLSKLDSEFCDSKPFNAGNYKWKIKLYPNGKDAEFGNYLSLYLTLADPSALSHGSKIYAQITLRILDQKQAKHHFGKANYWFSASCHENGASRFMPISNFTNQNLGYQMKNSCLVEAEVTILGVVDAVS; from the exons ATGGCTGCTCAAGATG CCACTTCACGATCTAGTGTAAATTCTCCACCAGCTCATTACGTACTGAAAGTACAGTCATTTTCACTTCTTGTGAAGAATTCTATCGAGAGATATGAATCAGAGACTTTTGAAGCTGGAGGCTATAAATG GAAGTTAGTTCTATACCCTGGTGGAAACAAGAGCAAGAATGTGAGGGAACATATTTCACTCTACTTGGCTTTGGATGACACAAGCTCACTTCGTCATGGTTGGGAAATCTATGTCAATTTTCGACTCTTTTTGCATGATCAGAACAACGACAACTACCTAGTTGTGCAGG ATACTGTGGGAAAGGAAAAGAGATTTCACAAAATGAAGGCTGAATGGGGAATTGATCAATTTATTCCTCTCAGAGACTTCAACGTTGTCTCCAAAGGTTATCTGGTGGATGACACGTGTGCTTTTGGAGCAGAAGTCTTTGTTTGCAAAGAAAGAAACACAGGAAAAGGAGAATGTTTGGTGATGATGAAGGATGCCATCATATACAAACACCTCTATGAGTTTGACAACCTCTCAAAGTTGGATTCAGAATTTTGTGATTCTAAACCATTCAATGCTGGAAACTACAAGTG GAAGATAAAACTATATCCCAATGGAAAAGATGCTGAATTTGGAAATTATCTTTCTCTCTACCTAACCTTGGCTGACCCATCAGCACTTTCTCATGGTTCCAAAATATATGCACAGATAACACTTCGCATACTTGACCAAAAGCAAGCCAAACATCACTTTGGAAAAG CAAACTACTGGTTTAGTGCCTCATGTCATGAAAATGGTGCATCCAGATTTATGCCTATCAGTAATTTCACCAATCAAAACTTGGGTTATCAAATGAAGAATAGTTGCTTGGTGGAGGCAGAGGTTACAATTCTTGGAGTGGTTGATGCagtttcttaa
- the LOC106766520 gene encoding uncharacterized protein LOC106766520 isoform X2 has translation MNQRLLKLEAINVTPCRKLVLYPGGNKSKNVREHISLYLALDDTSSLRHGWEIYVNFRLFLHDQNNDNYLVVQDTVGKEKRFHKMKAEWGIDQFIPLRDFNVVSKGYLVDDTCAFGAEVFVCKERNTGKGECLVMMKDAIIYKHLYEFDNLSKLDSEFCDSKPFNAGNYKWKIKLYPNGKDAEFGNYLSLYLTLADPSALSHGSKIYAQITLRILDQKQAKHHFGKANYWFSASCHENGASRFMPISNFTNQNLGYQMKNSCLVEAEVTILGVVDAVS, from the exons ATGAATCAGAGACTTTTGAAGCTGGAGGCTATAAATG TTACACCTTGTAGGAAGTTAGTTCTATACCCTGGTGGAAACAAGAGCAAGAATGTGAGGGAACATATTTCACTCTACTTGGCTTTGGATGACACAAGCTCACTTCGTCATGGTTGGGAAATCTATGTCAATTTTCGACTCTTTTTGCATGATCAGAACAACGACAACTACCTAGTTGTGCAGG ATACTGTGGGAAAGGAAAAGAGATTTCACAAAATGAAGGCTGAATGGGGAATTGATCAATTTATTCCTCTCAGAGACTTCAACGTTGTCTCCAAAGGTTATCTGGTGGATGACACGTGTGCTTTTGGAGCAGAAGTCTTTGTTTGCAAAGAAAGAAACACAGGAAAAGGAGAATGTTTGGTGATGATGAAGGATGCCATCATATACAAACACCTCTATGAGTTTGACAACCTCTCAAAGTTGGATTCAGAATTTTGTGATTCTAAACCATTCAATGCTGGAAACTACAAGTG GAAGATAAAACTATATCCCAATGGAAAAGATGCTGAATTTGGAAATTATCTTTCTCTCTACCTAACCTTGGCTGACCCATCAGCACTTTCTCATGGTTCCAAAATATATGCACAGATAACACTTCGCATACTTGACCAAAAGCAAGCCAAACATCACTTTGGAAAAG CAAACTACTGGTTTAGTGCCTCATGTCATGAAAATGGTGCATCCAGATTTATGCCTATCAGTAATTTCACCAATCAAAACTTGGGTTATCAAATGAAGAATAGTTGCTTGGTGGAGGCAGAGGTTACAATTCTTGGAGTGGTTGATGCagtttcttaa